The Setaria italica strain Yugu1 chromosome IX, Setaria_italica_v2.0, whole genome shotgun sequence genome has a window encoding:
- the LOC101759305 gene encoding pyridoxal reductase, chloroplastic isoform X2 produces MALPPAAGAAAAPVTPFAAQPRGHGGGGLRRTSPAPPAAALRLGPLFWPWEKVKVGPLSVSPMGFGTWAWGNQLLWGYQESMDSELQECFNLALKNGINLFDTADSYGTGKLNGQSERLLGRFIREFEGPIKSPDDVVIATKFAAYPWRLTSGQFVGACKSSLERLQLDRLGIGQLHWSTANYAPLQERALWDGLVEMYEKGLVRAVGVSNYGPKQLLKIHSYLASKGVPLSSAQVQFSLLSMGDEQMELKTVCDSLGIRLIAYSPLGLGMLTGKYDASNLPKGPRSVLFRQILPGLESLLSCLRRIAEKKGKTMSQVVFSCTQYNYASMHRANDGGGMPEF; encoded by the exons ATGGCtctgccgccggccgcaggggcggcagcggcgccggtgACGCCCTTCGCCGCGCAGCCGCGTGGGCACGGTGGAGGCGGTCTCAGGcggacgtcgccggcgccgccggccgcggcgctgcGGCTCGGGCCCCTCTTCTGGCCGTGGGAAAAG GTGAAAGTTGGTCCCCTGTCTGTTTCCCCCATGGGCTTTGGAACGTGGGCTTGGGGAAATCAGCTGCTCTGGGGCTATCAAGAAAGTATGGACAGTGAACTTCAGGAATGCTTCAATCTGGCTCTGAAGAATGGCATAAACCTTTTTGACACTGCGGACTCTTACGGAACTGGAAAGTTGAATGGACAGAGCGAACGGTTACTTGGTAGATTTATACGTGAGTTTGAAG GGCCGATCAAATCTCCAGATGATGTGGTCATTGCAACGAAGTTTGCTGCATATCCTTGGCGACTTACATCGGGCCAGTTTGTCGGAGCTTGCAA ATCTTCTTTGGAAAGATTGCAACTAGATCGGCTTGGAATAGGGCAGCTGCATTGGTCCACTGCTAACTATGCACCTTTACAGGAACGTGCTCTCTGGGATGGTCTAGTTGAAATGTATGAAAAG GGCCTCGTTCGTGCTGTTGGTGTCAGCAATTACGGACCGAAGCAGCTTCTGAAGATCCACAGCTATCTAGCTTCTAAAGGTGTTCCCTTGAGCTCAGCTCAG GTTCAGTTCTCACTACTGAGCATGGGTGACGAGCAGATGGAACTGAAAACCGTGTGTGACTCGTTGGGCATTCGTCTCATCGCATATAGTCCGCTTGGGTTAGGGATGCTGACCGGAAAGTATGATGCTTCTAACCTTCCAAAAGGACCAAG GTCTGTGTTGTTCCGGCAAATTCTTCCTGGGTTGGAGTCTTTGCTGTCCTGTCTAAGAAGAATTGCAGAAAAGAAGGGGAAAACCATGTCTCAGGTAGTTTTTTCATGCACACAATACAACTATGCAAGCATGCATAGAGCAAATGACGGGGGTGGCATGCCTGAATTCTGA
- the LOC101759305 gene encoding pyridoxal reductase, chloroplastic isoform X1, producing the protein MALPPAAGAAAAPVTPFAAQPRGHGGGGLRRTSPAPPAAALRLGPLFWPWEKVKVGPLSVSPMGFGTWAWGNQLLWGYQESMDSELQECFNLALKNGINLFDTADSYGTGKLNGQSERLLGRFIREFEGPIKSPDDVVIATKFAAYPWRLTSGQFVGACKSSLERLQLDRLGIGQLHWSTANYAPLQERALWDGLVEMYEKGLVRAVGVSNYGPKQLLKIHSYLASKGVPLSSAQVQFSLLSMGDEQMELKTVCDSLGIRLIAYSPLGLGMLTGKYDASNLPKGPRSVLFRQILPGLESLLSCLRRIAEKKGKTMSQVAINWCICRGTIPIPGVKTVRHVEENLGALGWRLSPAEISELESAAMAAPKRMIQNVFQTA; encoded by the exons ATGGCtctgccgccggccgcaggggcggcagcggcgccggtgACGCCCTTCGCCGCGCAGCCGCGTGGGCACGGTGGAGGCGGTCTCAGGcggacgtcgccggcgccgccggccgcggcgctgcGGCTCGGGCCCCTCTTCTGGCCGTGGGAAAAG GTGAAAGTTGGTCCCCTGTCTGTTTCCCCCATGGGCTTTGGAACGTGGGCTTGGGGAAATCAGCTGCTCTGGGGCTATCAAGAAAGTATGGACAGTGAACTTCAGGAATGCTTCAATCTGGCTCTGAAGAATGGCATAAACCTTTTTGACACTGCGGACTCTTACGGAACTGGAAAGTTGAATGGACAGAGCGAACGGTTACTTGGTAGATTTATACGTGAGTTTGAAG GGCCGATCAAATCTCCAGATGATGTGGTCATTGCAACGAAGTTTGCTGCATATCCTTGGCGACTTACATCGGGCCAGTTTGTCGGAGCTTGCAA ATCTTCTTTGGAAAGATTGCAACTAGATCGGCTTGGAATAGGGCAGCTGCATTGGTCCACTGCTAACTATGCACCTTTACAGGAACGTGCTCTCTGGGATGGTCTAGTTGAAATGTATGAAAAG GGCCTCGTTCGTGCTGTTGGTGTCAGCAATTACGGACCGAAGCAGCTTCTGAAGATCCACAGCTATCTAGCTTCTAAAGGTGTTCCCTTGAGCTCAGCTCAG GTTCAGTTCTCACTACTGAGCATGGGTGACGAGCAGATGGAACTGAAAACCGTGTGTGACTCGTTGGGCATTCGTCTCATCGCATATAGTCCGCTTGGGTTAGGGATGCTGACCGGAAAGTATGATGCTTCTAACCTTCCAAAAGGACCAAG GTCTGTGTTGTTCCGGCAAATTCTTCCTGGGTTGGAGTCTTTGCTGTCCTGTCTAAGAAGAATTGCAGAAAAGAAGGGGAAAACCATGTCTCAG GTGGCCATAAACTGGTGCATCTGCAGAGGCACGATCCCTATCCCCGGCGTGAAAACGGTCAGGCACGTCGAGGAGAACTTGGGCGCGCTCGGCTGGAGGCTGAGCCCCGCTGAGATCTCAGAGCTCGAGTCCGCGGCGATGGCAGCTCCGAAGAGAATGATCCAGAACGTCTTTCAGACTGCCTGA
- the LOC101759989 gene encoding methionine gamma-lyase — translation MAQAMAAASELISTTLKRPFGSDGPLGDDNGGGALAHADEKPKARRREADPAAALAAARHEFGEHGGVNMSIEASATFTVMEPDTMRRLFAGELGPDRGDMYIYSRHFNPTVLALGRQMAALEATEAAYCTASGMSAISSVLMQLVGVGGHVVASRCLYGGTHALLSTFLPRTSGVRATFVDADDEAAVRAAVVPGETRVVYVETMSNPTLAVADIPMLARVAHEAGAKLVVDNTFTPVVVTPARLGADVVVHSVSKFISGGADIIAGAICGPASLVNAMMDLQEGALMLLGPTMNAKVAFELSERLPHLPLRMQEHSRRALAFASRMQRLGLRVLYPGLPDHPHHARLSAMANPGYGSGGMLCVDMGTEDRANRLMHHLQNTTQFGLMAVSLGYYETLMSCSGSSTSSEMPPEDRAKAGISPGLVRMSVGYNGTLEQRWAQFERALALMQPVPAPLHHKPGAAADRDVLDAGTTIHRKH, via the exons ATGGCccaggccatggccgccgcctccgagctGATCAGCACCACCCTGAAGCGCCCGTTCGGGAGCGACGGGCCACTCGGCGacgacaacggcggcggcgcgctcgcccACGCCGACGAGAAGCCCAAGGCGCGCCGCCGGGAGGCGGaccccgcggcggcgctggccgcaGCGCGGCACGAGTTCGGGGAGCACGGCGGCGTGAACATGTCCATCGAGGCGTCGGCGACGTTCACGGTGATGGAGCCGGACACCATGCGGCGTCTCTTCGCCGGGGAGCTCGGCCCCGACCGCGGCGACATGTACATCTACAGCCGTCACTTCAACCCTACGGTGCTGGCGCTGGGCCGGCAGATGGCGGCGCTGGAGGCCACCGAGGCCGCCTACTGCACGGCGTCGGGGATGTCCGCCATCTCCTCCGTGCTGATGCAGCTGGTCGGGGTGGGGGGCCACGTGGTGGCGTCGAGGTGCCTGTACGGCGGCACCCACGCGCTGCTGTCCACGTTCCTGCCGCGGACCTCCGGGGTGCGCGCCACGTTCGtggacgccgacgacgaggccgccgtgcgcgccgccgTGGTGCCCGGGGAGACGCGGGTGGTGTACGTGGAGACGATGTCGAACCCGACGCTGGCCGTCGCGGACATCCCGATGCTGGCGCGGGTGGCGCACGAGGCCGGGGCCAAGCTCGTGGTGGACAACACCTTCACCCCCGTCGTCGTCACCCCGGCCCGCCTGGGCGCCGACGTCGTCGTCCACAGCGTGTCCAAGTTCatcagcggcggcgccgacatCATCGCCG GCGCCATCTGCGGGCCGGCGAGCCTGGTGAACGCGATGATGGACCTGCAGGAGGGCGCGCTGATGCTGCTGGGCCCGACGATGAACGCCAAGGTGGCCTTCGAGCTCTCGGAgcgcctcccccacctcccccTACGCATGCAGGAGCACTCGCGCCGCGCCCTGGCGTTCGCGTCCCGAATGCAGCGCCTGGGCCTGCGCGTCCTCTACCCGGGCCTCCCGGACCACCCGCACCACGCCCGCCTGAGCGCCATGGCCAACCCGGGCTACGGCTCCGGCGGTATGCTCTGCGTCGACATGGGCACCGAGGACCGCGCCAAccgcctcatgcaccacctccAGAACACCACCCAGTTCGGCCTCATGGCCGTCAGCCTGGGGTACTACGAGACGCTCATGTCCTGCTCCGggagcagcaccagcagcgAGATGCCGCCCGAGGACCGCGCCAAGGCCGGGATCTCGCCGGGGCTCGTCCGCATGTCCGTCGGCTACAACGGCACGCTCGAGCAGCGTTGGGCGCAGTTCGAGCGCGCCCTCGCGCTCATGCAGCCAGTACCGGCGCCGCTGCACCACaagcccggcgccgccgccgaccgcgacGTCCTCGACGCCGGCACCACCATCCACCGCAAGCACTGA